The genomic DNA AAGGTCACACCCGTTCCCATCCCGAACACGGCAGTTAAGCTTCTTAGTGCCGACGATACTTAGACGGTCGCGTCTTGGTAAAATAGGTAGTCGCCAGATTTATATCAGAGCCTTATGCCAAAAGCATAAGGCTCTGTTTGCTTTATTGAGCTTGGTATTTATAAGATACAAAAATTAATTGTAATACGAATAATTTGCAGCATCTCCATTAAAAAACCGGTATAGTAGTTGCACCATGGTTTTTTTGCAATAATTATACACGTTAAACTTTCTTGGAAATAAATCCTCAACTTCATCCTTCTTGTGAGTATCTACAAGCTGTTATTCATCTTATGGATTAAAATTCTAAAAAATCAAATAAGTTTTTTTGTAAATCTTCATTATTGCATAATCTAAGTATTTTCATATTGAATTTCACCTCGAATGCTATGTTTAGTGATTTAGCCTTAGTGTACTTGCTGTATTGGCGTAGTCTGGTGGTAATTATTTCTGCGTACTTAATTTTGAGGGTTTTCATTTCAATAACTTCTATAAAATAATATCATAAAAAATACCGTTTACATAAAAATTTCTTTTTTATCCCTTTTTTTATTTCAATCTGATATAATTTAAGTGGCATTACCATTTTTCACAACATATGGACTAAGGAAAATGTTCTGCTATGTTTTAAAACTTAAAATAATTATTGAAAAACATACATTAAAATTATGAAACTTACATTTATCTGTTGTAAATTCCGTTGAACGATTCGTTATTTGTTTTGCCAAATGTAAGATTACTTACACTTAAATACAACTCATTTGGAAAGAGGAATGAACGTTAAAATGAAACGTGAGAGATCTCCTTTGATTTGAACGGGACCAATATTGAATTTCAAGTACTATTATTAATATCAAAACCAGGAAATGTTTTGATCATATCTGGATTTGATTAAGTTAAGCACTTAGAAAGAAATATGACAAGTGAGTTTAAGGAAAAAAGTATTGAGATCAGGTTTGGTAACTGGTCACGTAGGGAGGTGCTAAGGATAACAGCAAGTAAATTCTTTTTTGTATAAAAGCCTAGTATGTCTATATTAGGGGTTGTAGAAACATATTGAGTTATCTACTATTAAACACATATCTGTTAAATATCTGAGGTTATTAATAAAAGAAATTATGTAGCTTGAGGAAAAACATTATTTTTTGATATTCAAATCATTTTAATTTAAAAGTGTTGTAATTAGAAAAGTTCAAATTTATAGGGGGAATACGTCAAAATGAATAAAAATAAGAGTATTATTGCAACTGTATTAGTATGTTTAATGATGCTTGTCAACTATTCTGGAACAATTTTTTCTAACACTGTGTTTGCTCAACAAAACAATTTAGAGGAAACTTTAGACTGTTCATTACATAGCAATGGGGACTGTGATGGACATAATCATGAAGACATTGAGCTAAATGGTGATGTTGGCAGTATATTTTATGCTGCAGCATGTGCACATACATTTAATGGATCATATACAACGACAAAGCAACCTACATGTACAACGGCTGGAACAAAAGAGGGCAGATGTACAAAGTGCGGTGAAGTTGTTTCTACAGTTTCCATTGCTGCATTAGGGCATTCGTATGGATCATGGACAACAACCAAGTCTGCTACTTGTACTACTGCAGGAAGCAGGAAGAGAACATGCTCAAGATGTTCTATAAGTGATACAGAAACAATAGCAGCTACGGGACACACATTTAATGGAACATATACAACGACAAAGCAACCTACATGTACAACGACCGGCACTAAGGAAGGCAGATGTACAAAGTGCAGTGCGGTTGTTTCAACGGTTTCCATTGATGCATTAGGTCATTCATATGGAGCATGGACAACCAATGCTGCTACTTGTACTACTGCAGGAAGCAGGAAGAGAACATGCTCAAGATGTTCTATAAGTGATACAGAAGCAATAGCAGCTACCGGACACACATTCAACGGAACATATACAACGACAAAAGAACCTACATGTACAACGGCCGGCACAAAGGAAGGCAGATGTACAAAATGCAGTGCGGTTGTTTCAACGGCTTCCATTGCTGCATTAGGTCATTCATATGGAGCATGGACAACCAATGCTGCTACTTGTACTACTGCAGGAAGCAATAAGAGAACATGCTCAAGGTGTGCGAATACTGAGACAGAAACAATAGCAGCTACTGGACACACATTCAACGGATCATATACAACGACAAAAGAACCTACATGTACAACGGCCGGCACAAAGGAAGGCAGATGTACAAAGTGCAGTGCGGTAGTTTCTACTGTTTCAATCCCAGAATTGGGTCATGATTATAGTTCATGGACGGTAGTGCAAAAGGAAACCTGTACCACTGCCGGAGGGAAAATAGGAACATGTTCCAGATGTTCTGGAAAAACATCACAATCCATACCAGCCACAGGACACACATTCAACGGTTCATATGCTGTGGAAAAAGAGCCGACATGCACTGATGATGGTACAAAAGTTGGAAGATGTACCAAATGTAATGCAGTAGTTTCAACAGTCAGTATCCCATCACTTGGAAATGGTTCACACTCATTTAGCGGATCATATACAACAACAAAAGGACCTACATGTACTGAACCTGGGAAGAAGGAAGGCAGATGTACAAGGTGCAATGCGGTAGTTTCGACAGTTTCAATCCCAGAATTGGGTCATGATTATAGTTCGTGGACGGTAGTGCAAAAGGAAACCTGTACCACTGCTGGAGGGAAAATAGGAACATGTTCGAGATGTTCTGAAAAAACATCACAATCCATACCTGCTACAGGGCACAATTTCAACGGTTCATATTCTGTGGAAAAAGAGCCGACATGCACCGATGAGGGTACAAAAGTTGGAAGATGTACAAGGTGTAATGTGGTGGTATCAACAGTCAGTATACCATCACTTGGAGATACAGGACATGTATTCAACGGATCATATACAACTACAAAAGAACCTACATGTACTGCAGTAGGCACAAAGGAAGGCAGATGTACAAGGTGTAATGCAGTTGTTTCGACAGTTTCAATCCCAAAATTGGATCATGATTTTAGTTCATGGACGGTAGTTCAGAAGGAAACCTGTACAAATCCCGGAGGGAAGATAGGATCATGTTCGAGATGTTCAGAAAAAACATCACAATCCATACCTGCAACAGGGCACAATTTCAACGGTTCATACTCTGTGGAAAAAGAGCCAACATGTACTGACGAGGGTACGAAAGTCGGAAGATGTACCAAATGTAATGAGGTGCTTTCAACAGTCAGTATACCAGCACTTGGAGATACAGGACATGTATTCAACGGATCATATACAACTACAAAAGAACCTACATGTACTGCATTAGGCACAAAGGAAGGCAGATGTACAAGGTGTAATGCAGTTGTTTCGACAGTTTCAATCCCAAAATTGGAACATGATTATGGCTCATGGACAGTAGTGCAGAAAGAGACCTGTACAAATCCCGGAGGAAAAATAGGGACATGCTCAAGATGTTCTGAAAAAACTTCACAATCCATACCTCCTACAGGACACAGTTTCAACGGCTCATATTCTGTAGAAAAAGAGCCAACATGTACTGACGAGGGTACTAAAGTCGGAAGATGTACTAAATGTAGTGAGGTGCTTTCAACAGTAAGTATTCCGCCTCTTGGAGAAACAGGACATACATTCAATGGTTCATACGTTGTTACCAAAGAACCTACATGTACTGAGAAAGGAATCAAAGAGGGAAGATGTACTGTATGTAAAGCGGTTGTATCAACGGTTGATATCCCGGCAAACGGAGGACAACATGTATTTAACGGGTCATACACTGTTGTTAAAGAGCCTACATGTACACAGGATGGAAAAAAAGAAGGAAGATGTTTAAGGTGTAATGGTGTGATTTCAACACAAAATATTCCAGCACATCATAAAATAATAAGTTCAACTTTCAAAATGACACCTTCAATCGAAACAATAAATGGATTCGATACAGAGGGCAGTACTATTAGGGTAAGTGCGACATGCTCATCATGTGGTAATGTGGACCTGACAAATAAAACTGTGATTTCAAGCAGCAATGACAGTGTTGCAACGGTTTCAAACGGCCGCATTATTAGTGGAAAAAAAGCTGGGAGTGCAACGATAACTGCAAGCTATGAAGGTTATAGAGCTGTATGCAATGTAAATGTGATATCTCCTTATGCTCCCAAATTGCGTAGCTTAACTATAATCCCAGGTAGTGAAACTATAACTGAATTCAATAAGCGTGGTTCAAAAGCGAGAGTTATGGCTGTTTACGATAATGGTGCTTATGATGTGACATCTAGTGTATCATTTACATCAGGAAACAGTAAAATTGCTTATGTAGATAATGAAGGGTATATCAAAAGCGGTTTAATGACTAAAGGAACAACTCTGATAACTGCAGCTTATCAAGGAAAGACAGCAACCTGTAGTGTTACAGTTGACATGGACGCTGAGGTGGAAACAAAACCGCTAAGCATAGGAAATACTACGGGCATTAAAATTCCTGAAGATTTGCCGGTTATAGGCGGTACTGAATTAGAATTCAGTTTGGATTTTATACCTGCTACGCTTGAATTTGGTAAAGAAGAATTTAAGATTGCCGTGGGTGTAGAAAGTGAAAAGAGTGTTGGCGAAAACTGGAGAGAATTTAAAAAGACTTTAGAAGACGCAAGAGGAAGCATTGATTCTGTTAAGAGATTAAAAAACGTAATGTCGGCATTTGGAGCTAAAAGAGGTAAGTTTAGTGTTACAAAGGAATGGGAGCCGGGCTTGGAGGTATATGGCTATATCGAAGGGGTAATGGTTAACGGAGTGCCTACAGTTACTAAGGGCTCATTAACTATGATGGTGGAAGCAAATTACACCAGTGAAACACAATACATGATAGGACCTGTTCCGGTTTATTTTGAAATCGGCGGGGGAATCAAGCTTGAATCTATTTGTGATATAGAGAGATATTCACCAGGGCTTGGTAAGATAAAGCTGAAATCGGAGCTGAAAATAACGCCTAGATTTGAAATAGGAGGGGGGATAGGAATAGCTAATGTTTTGACGGTAGGTGGTACCGGCGAAGCAGAGCTTGAATTCCTGATCCGTGATGCTGATGATTATTTGAAGATAACATTAACAGGAGGCTTGAACTTAAAAGTTAAAGCATTATTTTTCGAAGCTAAAAAATCAATAGCAAAAGGCACATGGAACATATATGAATCGCACCCTACAAACAATTATATGGCACTGCCGCCTGAGTTTGACAAATTTGATATGTACAATATAAATGAGTATTCTTTAATGCAAAGAGATTACATAAGCAGGCCTTCAGTATGGAACGGAAATGGGCAAACACAGTATCCAATGGGGATTGCAGCGGCTCCTGATTTTACAAATAAAGAGGTTAAAGTATTGGGAACCAACATATATCCTAACGCACAACCACAATTAGTAAATTATGGTGATGGGCAGATTCTGGTTTGGGTTTCAGATAATAAGGACAGAACATCTTCAAACAGAACAATGCTGGTATATTCCATATACAATAAAGAAACTAATTCATGGAGTGAACCGATGGCAGTAGCTGATGACGGTACGGCAGACTTTTATCCTCAATTGGCAGCTGATGGAAGTAATATCTATGTTGTTTGGCAGAACAGCAACAAGAAGTTTGCTGACGATGTTACACTGGAGCAGGTTGCAAGTTCCGGTGAAATTGCTGTAAGCAAATTTGATGTGCAAACCAACACCTTTGGGACAGCTGTTCAACTGACTAAAAACGATTTGCTTGATACATTACCTAAAATAGCGGCATACGGAAATAAGGCTTATATCACATGGACAAGCAATAATGAAAGTGATATATTCGGTGTTAATGGAAAAAACTCAATATACTATTGCGAATTGGAAGATGATAAATGGTCCAGTCCCGAGGTGCTTTGTGAAGGTTTAAATGCTGTTCCGTCTATAAGTGCAGGTTTTATTGAAGATTCATTTACAGTTGCCTATGTTTTAGATGAAGACAATGTGCTTGAAACTGTAAATGACAGGGAAATCTATACAGTAAGACCTGGCAGCACAAGTATACGACTTACAAATAACAACACTTTGGATTCGGCACCTGCCTTTTCGGTCTTTAATGGAAAATCTGCTTTGTATTGGTATAATGAAGGGAATATATCGTATATAAATAGTCTTGGCACCACGCCAGATAATGTTTTCAAGGGGCCAAAAACAGGCTTGAAGGATGAATTTAAAGTTCTTGCAGGTAATAAGGATGAATTGGCAATAATCTGGCCGAGCTCTGCAAATGGCTCTACCGAAATATATTCTGCAATCTACGATTCAGAAAGAAGTGAATGGAGCGAGGCTGTAAAAGTATCCAGTATTGGAAAAGAAATTCTTACTCCCGATGGTGTTTTTGACAGCGATGGCAACTTAAAAATAGCTTTCAATAAATTGACACAGTTAACTGATGGAAGTGAACAGGCTGATCTTTGCGTTATAAAATTAACTCCATCATACAATCTGTCAGTTGACAGCATTAGCTTTGATCACAGTAAAGTCATTCCTGGAACACAGTTTGCAATTGATGCAGATGTAACCAATAATGGTGAAATTGGCGTTGAAGAAGTGGTTGTTGACATTATGGAAAACGGAGAAGTCGTCAATTCATCATCTGTGAAGGTAAGTATAAAGCCGGGTGAGACTAAAAATGTAACCGCACTCATGGATTTGCCCGATACTATAACCAAGAAAACGTACAGTATCAAGGTTACTGCTTCAGATGATGAGGAATATAATTTAAGCGATAACACTAAACAATTTACTATAGGATATACCGACATAACATTACAAATTGAAAGGTACAGCGAAGGAAATATTGAACATGTTGCAGCCAATATTTCAAACTTGAGCCATGTACCTTCAGGAGCGGTGTTAAAGGTGACAAAAGGAAGTACGGATGGTGAAGTCATAGATACAAAGGTTATAGATGATTTTAATGATATAGTGAAGTATGAATATCATTTTGATAAAAATCAAATATGTGCAGGAAAAGACACAGAGATATTGTACTTTACTGTTACAGCAGATGAAGAAGAGCTGTATACAAGTGACAACAGCAAATTAATTGTTCTAAATAGTGATAAAACAAAAATATCAGGTTATGTTTCTGTGGATTTTGAATATTTACCTGATGTTGAAGCACAGATAAAGTCAGGATTTACAGTTAAATTAGCCGGAACTGACATATTCACAAAGACAGATGCTAATGG from Pseudobacteroides sp. includes the following:
- a CDS encoding CARDB domain-containing protein — translated: MNKNKSIIATVLVCLMMLVNYSGTIFSNTVFAQQNNLEETLDCSLHSNGDCDGHNHEDIELNGDVGSIFYAAACAHTFNGSYTTTKQPTCTTAGTKEGRCTKCGEVVSTVSIAALGHSYGSWTTTKSATCTTAGSRKRTCSRCSISDTETIAATGHTFNGTYTTTKQPTCTTTGTKEGRCTKCSAVVSTVSIDALGHSYGAWTTNAATCTTAGSRKRTCSRCSISDTEAIAATGHTFNGTYTTTKEPTCTTAGTKEGRCTKCSAVVSTASIAALGHSYGAWTTNAATCTTAGSNKRTCSRCANTETETIAATGHTFNGSYTTTKEPTCTTAGTKEGRCTKCSAVVSTVSIPELGHDYSSWTVVQKETCTTAGGKIGTCSRCSGKTSQSIPATGHTFNGSYAVEKEPTCTDDGTKVGRCTKCNAVVSTVSIPSLGNGSHSFSGSYTTTKGPTCTEPGKKEGRCTRCNAVVSTVSIPELGHDYSSWTVVQKETCTTAGGKIGTCSRCSEKTSQSIPATGHNFNGSYSVEKEPTCTDEGTKVGRCTRCNVVVSTVSIPSLGDTGHVFNGSYTTTKEPTCTAVGTKEGRCTRCNAVVSTVSIPKLDHDFSSWTVVQKETCTNPGGKIGSCSRCSEKTSQSIPATGHNFNGSYSVEKEPTCTDEGTKVGRCTKCNEVLSTVSIPALGDTGHVFNGSYTTTKEPTCTALGTKEGRCTRCNAVVSTVSIPKLEHDYGSWTVVQKETCTNPGGKIGTCSRCSEKTSQSIPPTGHSFNGSYSVEKEPTCTDEGTKVGRCTKCSEVLSTVSIPPLGETGHTFNGSYVVTKEPTCTEKGIKEGRCTVCKAVVSTVDIPANGGQHVFNGSYTVVKEPTCTQDGKKEGRCLRCNGVISTQNIPAHHKIISSTFKMTPSIETINGFDTEGSTIRVSATCSSCGNVDLTNKTVISSSNDSVATVSNGRIISGKKAGSATITASYEGYRAVCNVNVISPYAPKLRSLTIIPGSETITEFNKRGSKARVMAVYDNGAYDVTSSVSFTSGNSKIAYVDNEGYIKSGLMTKGTTLITAAYQGKTATCSVTVDMDAEVETKPLSIGNTTGIKIPEDLPVIGGTELEFSLDFIPATLEFGKEEFKIAVGVESEKSVGENWREFKKTLEDARGSIDSVKRLKNVMSAFGAKRGKFSVTKEWEPGLEVYGYIEGVMVNGVPTVTKGSLTMMVEANYTSETQYMIGPVPVYFEIGGGIKLESICDIERYSPGLGKIKLKSELKITPRFEIGGGIGIANVLTVGGTGEAELEFLIRDADDYLKITLTGGLNLKVKALFFEAKKSIAKGTWNIYESHPTNNYMALPPEFDKFDMYNINEYSLMQRDYISRPSVWNGNGQTQYPMGIAAAPDFTNKEVKVLGTNIYPNAQPQLVNYGDGQILVWVSDNKDRTSSNRTMLVYSIYNKETNSWSEPMAVADDGTADFYPQLAADGSNIYVVWQNSNKKFADDVTLEQVASSGEIAVSKFDVQTNTFGTAVQLTKNDLLDTLPKIAAYGNKAYITWTSNNESDIFGVNGKNSIYYCELEDDKWSSPEVLCEGLNAVPSISAGFIEDSFTVAYVLDEDNVLETVNDREIYTVRPGSTSIRLTNNNTLDSAPAFSVFNGKSALYWYNEGNISYINSLGTTPDNVFKGPKTGLKDEFKVLAGNKDELAIIWPSSANGSTEIYSAIYDSERSEWSEAVKVSSIGKEILTPDGVFDSDGNLKIAFNKLTQLTDGSEQADLCVIKLTPSYNLSVDSISFDHSKVIPGTQFAIDADVTNNGEIGVEEVVVDIMENGEVVNSSSVKVSIKPGETKNVTALMDLPDTITKKTYSIKVTASDDEEYNLSDNTKQFTIGYTDITLQIERYSEGNIEHVAANISNLSHVPSGAVLKVTKGSTDGEVIDTKVIDDFNDIVKYEYHFDKNQICAGKDTEILYFTVTADEEELYTSDNSKLIVLNSDKTKISGYVSVDFEYLPDVEAQIKSGFTVKLAGTDIFTKTDANGHFIISDIPEDMKEYTLEISKPGYLKRNVNVTGTGNVVVSSKDTPIVLWAGDVAINGVQNGTINIVDLMQLAKAFNTESTGEGYVVDLDFNRDGAINMVDIFIAIKKFNTTSSSY